In Amyelois transitella isolate CPQ chromosome 13, ilAmyTran1.1, whole genome shotgun sequence, a genomic segment contains:
- the LOC106129226 gene encoding tyrosine-protein phosphatase non-receptor type 4: MMIESVSRRAFSSSSGTYNVRASELARERKLNIINVTVQFLDETLQTFQIEKKAKGSVLLEQVFHHIELVEKDYFGLQFTENGSTPNATNTEITRWLDSSKSVKKQVGANAQFWLAVRFYPPEPSRLAEEYTRYLLCLQLRKLLLDGRMSAPKNTALLLASFTVQAELGDYNVSEHPPNYLSEFSLLPKQTSEDERRIRELHKLHKGQAPADAEANFLEHAKRLDCYGVESHPAKDTNGKDIFIGVTSIGIVVFQNNIRVNTFSWSKIVKISFKKKQFFIQIKREPSETYDTVLGFNMRSGRAAKALWRCSVERHGFFRLRAPRRRPLLGALGALAGITAPTVPRTETQALEDARRSRSSNRSFVRRSSSRPRERSAGAAAGAAPALAARGARVTTHREPAPRAAWSDQRDNDDDGGFLERVLRVPLSYVDESSSASEADECVTVVLVADADGRFGFNVRGGGGAPVLVSRVAPRCELQEGDQVISVNGTEVDDLTHEQVVQLIRSTRGVLTLSVKPNAVYEPENGGHEEPTVCFVPLGSGRFEGDALEQSMLLLGDGLANGAALTQYETLLRRLPEEPCAVSKLPHNLNKNRYRDIAPYDSTRVILKNGPNGDYINASYINMEIPNSDLVLTYIATQGPLSSTVGDFWQMVWESESSLVVMLTVLAERGRAKCHQYWPKVGSTPLKATDDLTVYTNSEQNYGHYVRREMTLKEAGGGSRSVTQLQYTAWPDHGVPEDPAAFISFTKLCSLLRNHRAVIPTVVEQCTAEERLLEPPMIVHCSAGVGRTGALVLAETAGELLARRQPLYPLDLVRAMRTQRPMCIQNASQYKFVCESIQMAYSQGLIKPATDNGSG; encoded by the exons ATGATGATTGAGAGCGTTTCACGTCGCGCATTCAGCAGTTCGAGTGGTACGTACAACGTACGAGCATCAGAATTGGCCAGGGAAAGAAAGCTGAATATCATTAATGTCACGGTACAGTTCTTGGACGAAACGCTGCAGACTTTTCAAATTGAG aaaaaagcaAAGGGCAGTGTTTTACTAGAGCAAGTATTTCACCACATTGAGTTGGTAGAGAAAGACTACTTTGGCCTGCAGTTCACAGAAAATGGATCTACACCTAATGCTACCAACACAGAAATAACT cgATGGCTTGACAGCAGTAAATCTGTGAAGAAGCAAGTGGGTGCCAATGCGCAGTTCTGGTTGGCGGTGAGGTTCTACCCTCCGGAACCTTCTAGATTAGCTGAGGAGTACACAAGATACCTTCTATGTCTGCAGTTGAGGAAACTGCTGCTAGACGGACGAATGAGTGCGCCCAAAAACACCGCTTTATTGTTAGCTTCGTTTACAGTTCaag CCGAACTCGGTGATTATAACGTGTCAGAACATCCACCGAACTACCTGTCAGAGTTCAGTCTTCTGCCGAAACAGACCTCGGAGGACGAGCGTCGTATACGGGAGTTACATAAGTTGCATAAGGGCCAAGCGCCCGCGGACGCCGAAGCGAACTTTCTAGAACACGCGAAAAGACTAGATTGCTACGGTGTGGAGTCTCATCCAGCTAAG gatACAAACGGGAAGGACATATTTATTGGCGTGACGTCAATAGGTATAGTAGTCTTTCAGAATAACATACGAGTGAATACATTCTCTTGGAGTAAAATCGTCAAGATATCCTTCAAGAAGAAGCAGTTTTTTATTCAGATTAAGAGGGAACCG TCCGAAACCTACGACACAGTATTAGGTTTCAACATGCGTTCCGGCCGTGCCGCGAAGGCCCTCTGGCGGTGCAGCGTGGAACGCCACGGGTTCTTCAGGCTGCGGGCGCCCCGGCGGAGACCCCTGCTGGGGGCCCTGGGCGCCCTGGCGGGGATCACTGCCCCCACCGTGCCCAGGACCGAGACGCAAGCACTGGAGGATGCTAGGAGGTCCAGATCGTCCAATAGGAGTTTTGTGCg CCGCAGCAGCTCGCGGCCCCGAGAGCGctcggcgggcgcggcggccgGGGCTGCGCCCGCGCTGGCGGCCCGCGGCGCGCGCGTCACCACGCACCGCGAGCCCGCGCCCCGCGCCGCCTGGAGCGACCAGCGCGACAACGACGA CGATGGCGGCTTCCTAGAACGTGTTCTTCGCGTGCCTCTATCATACGTGGACGAGTCTTCTTCAGCATCGGAAGCGGACGAGTGTGTGACAGTCGTATTAGTCGCAGACGCAGATGGACGTTTCGG TTTTAAcgtgcgcggcggcggcggcgcccCAGTACTGGTTTCTCGCGTGGCACCGCGTTGCGAATTGCAAGAGGGGGATCAG gTTATATCAGTTAACGGAACGGAAGTGGACGATCTGACACACGAACAAGTCGTACAACTTATACGGAGCACGAGAGGAGTGCTAACACTTTCTGTTAAACCTAAtg CTGTGTACGAGCCGGAAAATGGCGGCCACGAAGAACCAACTGTGTGTTTTGTCCCGCTCGGTTCCGGGAGGTTCGAGGGAGACGCATTAGAACAATCGATGTTGCTGCTGGGCGATGGATTAGCGAATGGAGCCGCTTTGACTCAATACGAAACATTGTTGAGGAGATTGCCCGAAGAACCGTGTGCGGTGTCGAAGTTACctcacaatttaaataaaaacagatacAGGGATATTGCGCCTT ACGACTCCACGCGAGTGATATTGAAAAACGGACCCAATGGCGATTATATAAACGCTTCTTACATCAATATGGAGATACCTAACTCCGATTTGGTACTCACATACATCGCAACACaag GACCTTTATCATCGACAGTAGGAGATTTTTGGCAGATGGTGTGGGAGAGTGAAAGCAGTTTGGTCGTGATGTTGACCGTTCTAGCCGAGAGAGGGCGCGCCAAATGTCATCAGTATTGGCCGAAG gttGGCAGTACACCACTCAAAGCGACCGATGACCTGACAGTGTACACGAACAGCGAACAAAATTACGGACATTACGTACGCAGAGAGATGACGCTGAAG GAAGCCGGCGGCGGGTCCCGCAGCGTGACGCAGCTGCAGTACACGGCGTGGCCCGACCACGGCGTGCCCGAGGACCCCGCCGCCTTCATCTCCTTCACCAAGCTCTGCTCGCTGCTGAGGAACCATCGGGCTG TGATACCGACCGTAGTCGAACAATGTACAGCAGAAGAACGTCTCCTGGAGCCGCCGATGATAGTGCACTGCTCGGCGGGCGTGGGCCGCACCGGAGCCCTGGTGCTGGCCGAGACGGCGGGCGAGCTGCTCGCGCGCCGCCAGCCGCTCTACCCGCTCGACCTGGTGCGCGCCATGCGCACGCAGAGGCCCATGTGTATACAGAACGCG AGCCAGTACAAATTTGTATGCGAGAGTATACAAATGGCGTACTCCCAGGGGCTGATAAAGCCGGCTACAGACAACGGATCCGGCTGA